One Enterococcus silesiacus genomic window carries:
- a CDS encoding gamma carbonic anhydrase family protein, translating into MTKDYFIAASADVYGNVVLAKDTSIWFQSVLRGDNNSITINAGSNVQDGTVIHVDQNAPVVIGENVTIGHHCMLHGCTIEEGALIGMSSTVLNHAIVGKNSMIGAGSLVTEGTEIPPNVLAFGRPAKVIRPLTREELRKNKENAQHYIELSKEFAVEKYPRLT; encoded by the coding sequence ATGACAAAGGATTATTTTATTGCAGCAAGTGCAGATGTATACGGTAACGTAGTATTAGCTAAGGACACCAGTATCTGGTTTCAATCTGTGTTACGAGGAGACAATAATTCAATTACAATCAATGCAGGAAGTAATGTGCAAGATGGTACAGTAATTCATGTGGATCAAAATGCTCCAGTTGTCATTGGAGAAAATGTAACGATCGGCCATCACTGTATGCTTCATGGTTGTACAATAGAAGAAGGTGCTTTAATAGGGATGAGCTCGACAGTCTTAAATCATGCAATAGTTGGGAAAAATAGTATGATTGGTGCTGGCTCTTTAGTGACTGAAGGAACTGAAATACCGCCAAATGTTTTGGCATTTGGACGTCCTGCTAAAGTGATTCGTCCCTTGACACGTGAAGAGCTTCGCAAAAACAAAGAAAATGCACAGCACTATATTGAGTTGTCAAAAGAGTTCGCTGTGGAGAAGTACCCACGATTAACTTGA
- a CDS encoding potassium transporter Trk, whose amino-acid sequence MKQNFAIIGLGRFGGSICQTLVESGQEVLAIDSNEDRVNEYMNIATHAVVANAQDEATLRSLGIRNFDHVVVAIGEDIQASILVTLMVKEMGVPNVLAKAVNEYHARVLEKIGADLVVHPERDMGIRVAHKLVSRNILDYIELSNEVSLAEVRVSNPKFYGKTLGELNFRQRFGLTVVAIRRSKSEVIASPAAEEMVRENDNLLVVGETDDVDLLDDKMNE is encoded by the coding sequence ATGAAGCAAAATTTTGCAATTATCGGTTTAGGAAGATTTGGCGGCAGCATCTGTCAGACCTTGGTCGAGTCGGGCCAAGAGGTTTTGGCGATTGATAGTAATGAAGATCGCGTCAATGAATACATGAATATAGCAACACATGCAGTTGTGGCAAATGCACAAGATGAAGCAACATTGCGTTCTTTAGGTATACGCAACTTTGATCATGTAGTTGTTGCAATCGGTGAAGATATCCAAGCAAGTATTTTAGTTACCTTAATGGTTAAAGAAATGGGTGTGCCAAACGTTTTAGCCAAAGCAGTCAATGAATACCACGCCAGAGTATTAGAAAAAATCGGCGCAGACCTTGTTGTCCATCCAGAACGAGATATGGGTATTCGAGTTGCTCATAAACTAGTTTCTAGAAATATTTTAGACTATATTGAATTATCAAATGAAGTATCTTTAGCAGAGGTACGCGTTTCAAATCCAAAATTTTACGGTAAAACCTTAGGCGAACTGAACTTTCGTCAGCGCTTTGGTTTGACGGTCGTCGCCATTCGTCGATCGAAATCAGAGGTAATTGCATCACCAGCAGCAGAAGAGATGGTTAGAGAAAACGATAACTTATTAGTTGTTGGAGAAACAGATGATGTTGATCTTTTAGATGATAAGATGAATGAATAA
- a CDS encoding glyoxalase gives MDTQIHGIHHVTAMTSSAEKIYRFFTDTLGLRLIKKTVNQDDIETYHLFFADDLGSAGTDMTFFDFPGIPKGSKGTNSISRTSFRVKSDASLSYWVDRFNEQHIDHGEIQERFGKKYLTFEDFDKQQYQLISDENNQGVASGTPWKKSDVPAEHALTGLGPVFVTVADFEHMQRVLVEVLGFKLIDAEGSFHLFEVGEGGNGASIIVEHRNDLPEAQEGFGNVHHLALRVTDQEALRFWIDKINQLQFPNSGFVERFYFKSDYFRAAPHILFELATDGPGFLQDETYEAAGEKLSLPPFLESKRTEIEEFVRPFDTSDANKPR, from the coding sequence ATGGATACACAAATTCACGGAATTCACCACGTTACAGCAATGACATCAAGTGCAGAAAAAATTTATCGCTTTTTTACAGACACACTAGGATTACGTCTAATCAAAAAAACAGTCAATCAAGATGACATTGAAACATACCATCTATTTTTTGCAGATGATCTTGGCTCTGCCGGTACAGATATGACATTTTTTGATTTTCCAGGGATCCCCAAAGGTAGTAAAGGAACCAATTCTATTTCCCGTACTTCTTTTCGTGTTAAAAGCGACGCATCATTATCTTATTGGGTCGATCGCTTTAACGAGCAGCACATCGACCATGGCGAAATTCAAGAACGTTTTGGTAAAAAGTATTTGACCTTTGAAGATTTCGACAAACAACAATATCAATTGATTTCTGATGAAAATAATCAAGGTGTGGCAAGCGGAACGCCTTGGAAGAAGTCAGATGTTCCAGCAGAACATGCTTTAACTGGATTAGGACCTGTGTTTGTCACGGTGGCAGACTTTGAACATATGCAACGAGTTTTAGTGGAAGTGTTAGGCTTTAAACTCATTGATGCTGAGGGCAGTTTTCATTTATTTGAAGTAGGTGAAGGTGGAAATGGCGCGAGTATCATTGTAGAACATCGAAACGATCTTCCAGAAGCGCAAGAAGGATTCGGCAATGTACATCATTTAGCTCTTCGCGTCACCGATCAAGAAGCTTTACGTTTTTGGATTGATAAAATCAATCAATTGCAATTTCCTAATTCTGGTTTTGTTGAGCGTTTTTATTTCAAATCTGATTATTTCAGAGCTGCACCTCATATTTTGTTTGAATTAGCAACTGATGGACCTGGTTTCTTACAAGACGAAACCTATGAAGCCGCGGGAGAAAAATTATCTTTGCCGCCATTTTTGGAAAGTAAACGAACAGAAATCGAAGAATTTGTGCGACCTTTTGATACGTCTGATGCAAATAAACCGCGTTAA
- a CDS encoding aminodeoxychorismate lyase, whose product MAEDNQNNQDHSKSSFKDQVLRSLRGEEIGNDDSASSEHNAQNVSKPNEAEYNRTYQSQSNDQTEPTKQDDMESVGSRSVEHHAKRTEQSDEPLESTIRQTTKEDNPNKRTRKKEDRIVSRIVLIVASVLILVIAIFGFTFYNYVNKGLQPLDKKDTKLVQVHIPEDSSNKKIANILEDSKVIKSGLVFNYYAKFKNLTDFQAGYYQMSPNMTLDDIGALLREGGTAEPTQLADGKVTIPEGFDIDKIGDAIEKNTGFKKTQFIDLMKDQAFFDTMKEKYPELLASAAEATDVRYRLEGYLFPATYDYYKDAKLEDFVDQMVAKTNSVIEPFIPMVHAKGMTIQQVLTLASLVEKEGIKEDDRKKIAQVFFNRIAANMPLQSDISILYALGEHKELVTYKDLEVDSPYNLYKNTGYGPGPFDSPSEQAINAVLNPTPNNYLYFVAEISTGNVYFAETYEQHQEYVDKYVNKTETEKSE is encoded by the coding sequence TTGGCAGAAGATAACCAAAATAATCAAGATCATTCCAAGTCTTCGTTTAAAGATCAGGTCTTACGTTCTTTGCGGGGAGAAGAAATTGGAAATGATGATTCAGCTTCTTCTGAACACAATGCTCAGAACGTATCAAAGCCTAATGAAGCAGAATATAATAGAACATATCAATCTCAGTCAAATGATCAAACAGAACCGACCAAACAAGATGACATGGAATCGGTTGGCTCGCGCAGTGTAGAGCATCACGCAAAGCGAACTGAGCAATCTGATGAACCGCTAGAATCGACTATTAGACAAACGACTAAAGAGGATAACCCGAATAAGCGTACTAGAAAAAAAGAAGACCGTATTGTTAGTCGAATTGTGTTGATCGTGGCCTCTGTTTTGATCCTAGTGATTGCCATTTTTGGTTTCACTTTCTATAATTACGTAAATAAAGGCCTGCAACCACTTGATAAAAAAGATACTAAATTAGTGCAAGTGCATATCCCAGAAGATTCGTCGAATAAAAAAATCGCGAATATTTTAGAAGACAGCAAGGTCATCAAAAGTGGTTTAGTTTTCAATTACTATGCAAAATTTAAAAATCTAACTGATTTTCAGGCTGGTTATTATCAAATGTCGCCAAATATGACGCTTGATGATATAGGTGCACTTCTACGAGAAGGTGGAACAGCTGAGCCGACTCAGCTTGCTGATGGGAAAGTAACGATTCCAGAAGGGTTTGACATTGATAAAATCGGCGATGCAATTGAAAAAAATACTGGTTTTAAGAAAACGCAATTTATCGATTTGATGAAGGATCAAGCATTCTTTGACACAATGAAAGAAAAATACCCAGAACTATTGGCAAGTGCAGCCGAGGCAACCGATGTTCGTTATCGTTTGGAAGGGTATTTGTTCCCTGCAACATACGATTATTACAAAGATGCTAAACTAGAGGATTTTGTAGATCAAATGGTTGCCAAGACCAATAGTGTGATCGAACCATTTATTCCAATGGTGCATGCGAAAGGTATGACGATTCAACAAGTACTGACTCTGGCTTCATTGGTCGAAAAAGAAGGCATCAAAGAAGATGATCGTAAGAAAATCGCTCAAGTCTTCTTTAATCGAATTGCAGCTAATATGCCGTTGCAATCGGATATTTCTATCCTATACGCTTTAGGAGAACATAAGGAATTAGTTACTTATAAAGATTTAGAAGTGGATTCACCTTATAACCTGTATAAAAATACTGGATATGGCCCAGGACCATTTGATAGCCCTAGTGAGCAGGCCATTAATGCAGTCTTGAATCCAACACCTAATAACTATCTTTATTTTGTTGCTGAAATTTCAACAGGAAATGTCTACTTTGCAGAAACGTACGAACAACATCAAGAGTATGTTGATAAGTATGTCAATAAGACTGAAACTGAAAAAAGTGAATAG
- a CDS encoding hydrolase: MQYKTILFDLDGTITASGEGIIQSVRYALNKLKLPILDQEGLYSFIGPPLNDTFKNVYHLDKQTTEQAVSYYREYYQEKGMYENHLYEGILDVLTDLKQAGCSLYIATSKPEIYAKQIVAHFNLDRYFVGIYGASLDGERSKKSDVIRYALNEAKITQLEETLMIGDRSHDIIGAKENHLASLGVLYGFGDLAELEQAGADYIAATPKEIEKVIIK, translated from the coding sequence ATGCAGTATAAAACGATTTTATTTGATTTAGATGGAACGATCACAGCTTCTGGTGAAGGCATCATTCAATCTGTACGCTACGCTTTAAATAAGCTAAAATTACCAATTCTTGATCAAGAAGGACTCTATTCATTTATTGGGCCACCATTAAACGATACCTTTAAAAACGTGTACCATTTAGATAAACAAACAACTGAGCAGGCAGTGAGTTACTATCGTGAATATTATCAAGAAAAAGGAATGTATGAAAATCATTTATACGAAGGAATTCTTGACGTATTGACCGATTTAAAACAAGCTGGTTGCAGTTTATATATTGCAACATCTAAACCAGAAATCTATGCCAAGCAAATAGTAGCTCATTTCAATTTAGATAGATATTTTGTTGGGATATATGGGGCCAGTTTGGATGGTGAGCGTTCAAAAAAAAGTGATGTCATTCGTTATGCACTAAATGAGGCGAAAATCACTCAATTGGAAGAGACGCTCATGATTGGCGACCGCAGTCACGATATAATAGGTGCAAAGGAAAATCATTTAGCCAGTTTAGGTGTTTTGTATGGTTTTGGTGATTTAGCAGAATTAGAACAAGCTGGCGCCGATTACATTGCTGCAACTCCTAAAGAAATAGAAAAAGTAATCATAAAATAA
- a CDS encoding cupin, with translation MEKNQDYWIEQLELEPHPEGGYFKQVLRCEQSLETSDNTIRPYYTSIYFLLTQGSPSHFHRLASDEIWYYHSGSALSIHLLYPNGQYERIQLGTDLEQGEVLQAIVPKNVIFGSSIEGNGEFALVSCMVSPGFDYQDFELFTKKQLNVLYPDHKNIIEQLAYDQLPE, from the coding sequence ATGGAAAAAAATCAAGATTACTGGATTGAACAACTTGAGTTAGAACCACATCCTGAGGGTGGCTATTTTAAACAGGTGTTACGCTGTGAACAATCTCTGGAGACCTCAGACAATACGATCAGACCTTATTATACAAGTATCTATTTTCTGTTAACCCAAGGGAGTCCCTCTCACTTTCACCGCTTGGCGTCTGACGAAATTTGGTATTATCATTCTGGCTCGGCGTTAAGTATTCATTTGTTGTATCCGAATGGTCAATACGAAAGGATTCAATTAGGAACGGATTTAGAACAAGGCGAAGTGTTGCAGGCAATTGTTCCTAAAAATGTAATTTTCGGTTCAAGTATTGAAGGAAATGGTGAATTTGCTTTAGTAAGTTGTATGGTTTCCCCAGGTTTTGACTATCAAGATTTTGAGTTATTTACAAAAAAACAATTGAATGTCCTCTACCCTGATCACAAGAATATTATTGAGCAATTAGCCTATGACCAACTACCTGAGTAA
- a CDS encoding transcription elongation factor GreA, with protein sequence MVEKVFPMTLEGKEKLEQELEELKTVKRKEIVERIKIARSFGDLSENSEYESAKDEQAFVEGKITTLENMIRFAQIIDNNGVDSDEVSIGKTVTFVELPDGDEEEYTIVGSAEADPFSGKISNDSPIAQALIGKKLNDQVAIATPGGDMQVRITKVG encoded by the coding sequence ATGGTAGAAAAAGTATTTCCTATGACACTGGAAGGCAAAGAAAAATTGGAACAAGAATTAGAAGAACTAAAGACAGTTAAACGAAAAGAAATCGTTGAACGTATAAAAATTGCAAGAAGCTTTGGTGATCTATCAGAGAACTCAGAGTATGAATCTGCTAAAGATGAACAAGCTTTTGTGGAAGGCAAGATCACTACTTTAGAAAATATGATTCGTTTTGCACAAATCATTGATAATAATGGGGTTGATTCTGACGAAGTTTCAATTGGAAAAACAGTGACATTTGTTGAATTACCTGATGGCGATGAAGAAGAATATACCATTGTAGGGAGTGCAGAAGCAGATCCTTTTTCTGGTAAAATTTCAAATGATTCACCAATTGCACAAGCCTTGATCGGTAAAAAATTGAACGATCAAGTCGCTATTGCAACTCCTGGTGGAGATATGCAAGTAAGAATCACAAAAGTCGGCTAA
- a CDS encoding LuxR family transcriptional regulator — MIKVMLVDDHEMVRLGVSSYLSIQEDIEVIGEAENGQIGYEKALELRPDVILMDLVMDVMDGIESTKAILKDWPQARIIIVTSFIDDEKVYPAIEAGAAGYLLKTSTAHEIANAIRAISRGERVLEPEVTTKMMERLTKKQEPILHEDLTNREHEILMLIAKGRSNQEIADELFITLKTVKTHVSNILAKLDVEDRTQAAIYAFQHGLAK, encoded by the coding sequence GTGATCAAAGTAATGTTAGTGGATGACCATGAAATGGTGCGATTAGGAGTGTCTTCTTATTTATCGATTCAAGAAGATATTGAGGTGATCGGAGAGGCTGAAAACGGTCAGATTGGGTATGAAAAAGCGTTAGAATTACGTCCAGACGTGATTTTAATGGATTTAGTCATGGATGTGATGGATGGAATCGAGTCAACGAAAGCGATTTTAAAGGATTGGCCGCAAGCACGGATTATTATTGTTACTAGTTTTATTGATGATGAAAAGGTCTATCCAGCAATTGAAGCTGGAGCTGCTGGGTATCTATTGAAAACCTCAACTGCACACGAAATTGCCAACGCAATTCGTGCGATTTCTAGAGGAGAGCGCGTTTTAGAGCCAGAAGTAACAACTAAAATGATGGAACGTTTGACCAAAAAGCAAGAACCTATTTTGCATGAAGACTTGACGAATCGCGAACATGAGATTTTGATGCTAATAGCTAAAGGACGTAGTAATCAAGAAATCGCAGATGAGTTGTTTATCACTCTTAAAACAGTCAAGACGCACGTATCGAACATTCTAGCAAAATTAGATGTTGAAGACCGTACGCAAGCGGCTATTTATGCGTTTCAGCATGGACTAGCAAAATAG
- a CDS encoding beta-glucosidase: MVGFPKDFLWGGAIAANQAEGGFGLGGKGLSLADVHLYDPTQDIQAASLDSDMTLAQVEQRIKDQNGYYPKRVGIDFYHTYPTDLALLKEMGFKTFRTSIDWSRIFPQGDELEPNEEGLAFYDRLIDSIIANGMEPIITMLHYETPLYLTTKYGGWQNRKLVDFFVKYGKILLERYQGKVNYWIVINQINLVQFESFNSTGICSDQTDHLEQAKFQAIHHQFVASAKVVELAKQIAPTIKVGTMVADCTAYPYSCDPNDVLLALKRNRMQYFYTDVQLRGRYPQYALNYFSDHKITIKKEAGDDELLRRATMQFLALSYYYSQTVSSKQDTMNPMTMTKNPHLKANPWGWAVDPQGFYNSLSQYYDRYQVPLMVAENGFGMYDQVEHGRIHDDYRIDYLREHILQMQQALQDGAEIFAYCAWGPIDIVSCSSAEMEKRYGFIYVVQDNAGNGSKQRIKKDSFWWYQKVIESNGNVL, translated from the coding sequence GTGGTTGGTTTTCCAAAAGATTTCTTATGGGGCGGCGCGATTGCGGCTAACCAAGCAGAAGGTGGATTTGGTCTAGGCGGTAAAGGATTGAGTTTGGCAGATGTACACTTATATGATCCTACACAAGATATTCAAGCTGCTAGTCTAGATTCAGACATGACTTTAGCCCAAGTAGAGCAACGAATCAAAGATCAAAATGGCTATTATCCTAAACGAGTGGGGATCGATTTTTATCATACTTATCCAACAGATTTAGCTTTACTAAAGGAAATGGGCTTCAAAACGTTTCGCACATCGATTGATTGGAGCAGGATTTTCCCACAAGGAGATGAATTAGAACCAAATGAGGAGGGATTAGCTTTTTATGATCGCCTGATCGATTCAATTATTGCGAATGGCATGGAACCGATCATTACCATGCTTCATTATGAAACACCCTTGTATCTGACCACAAAATACGGTGGCTGGCAAAATAGAAAGCTAGTCGATTTTTTCGTGAAATATGGCAAAATCTTATTAGAAAGATACCAAGGGAAAGTCAATTATTGGATCGTGATCAATCAAATCAATTTGGTTCAATTTGAGTCATTTAATTCAACTGGTATTTGCAGTGATCAAACAGATCACTTAGAACAAGCAAAGTTTCAAGCAATTCATCATCAATTTGTGGCAAGTGCTAAAGTCGTTGAACTAGCCAAACAAATTGCCCCAACTATAAAAGTGGGCACTATGGTTGCCGATTGCACCGCTTATCCTTATTCCTGTGATCCAAACGATGTTTTATTAGCATTAAAACGGAATCGCATGCAGTATTTTTATACAGATGTCCAATTGAGGGGGCGTTATCCACAATATGCATTAAATTACTTTAGTGATCATAAAATAACGATCAAAAAAGAAGCAGGAGACGATGAGTTATTAAGACGGGCAACGATGCAATTTTTAGCGTTATCTTATTATTATTCTCAAACAGTCTCCTCTAAACAGGATACAATGAACCCTATGACAATGACTAAAAATCCTCATTTAAAGGCAAATCCATGGGGCTGGGCTGTTGATCCACAAGGTTTTTATAATAGCTTGAGTCAGTATTACGATCGGTATCAAGTACCATTGATGGTGGCCGAGAATGGGTTTGGTATGTATGATCAGGTGGAGCATGGTCGAATACATGACGATTATCGTATCGATTATTTACGAGAGCATATTTTGCAAATGCAGCAAGCACTGCAAGATGGCGCTGAGATTTTTGCTTATTGCGCTTGGGGACCGATTGATATTGTAAGTTGTTCTTCGGCTGAAATGGAAAAACGTTATGGTTTTATCTATGTAGTTCAAGATAATGCTGGCAATGGTAGTAAGCAGCGTATAAAAAAAGATTCATTCTGGTGGTATCAAAAGGTAATTGAATCAAACGGAAATGTGCTATAG
- a CDS encoding histidine kinase, whose amino-acid sequence MMGKISRQMLSLYAACSTFIVVLLTLFSYFHSIKQKNWMLELIQRKVFYIPLIFHMVLISLLVGLSTFLLVSIVQKAQYGRIEEKLRLLARGSYENPALAKNVAHASNDQYIGEVDQDILKIRTKLLEMSKELQLLNSRPQLMDGETKEEILEEERHRLARELHDSVSQQLFAAMMMLSALNEQAQRSETPEMFRKQLVTVTDIINASQSEMRALLLHLRPVSLEGKSLRKGIEQLLKELQTKIKIELTWDVEDVHLNNSIEDHLFRIVQELLSNTLRHAKAKELEVYLHQVDKNVLLRLVDDGVGFDMSENDNKAGSYGLKNIRERVAGMGGIVKIISFKGQGTSVEIKVPVIKEETTSDQSNVSG is encoded by the coding sequence ATGATGGGTAAGATCTCTCGACAGATGCTTTCTTTATATGCTGCATGCAGCACATTTATCGTTGTTTTACTCACCTTATTTTCATACTTTCATTCAATCAAACAGAAAAATTGGATGTTGGAATTAATTCAAAGGAAGGTATTTTACATTCCTTTGATTTTCCATATGGTCTTGATTTCTCTTTTGGTTGGTTTATCTACCTTTTTACTCGTATCTATTGTACAAAAAGCACAATATGGTAGAATTGAAGAAAAACTTCGGTTGTTAGCTAGGGGTAGCTATGAAAATCCAGCTTTGGCTAAGAATGTAGCACATGCTAGTAATGATCAGTATATCGGCGAAGTCGACCAAGATATTTTAAAAATCAGAACGAAATTATTAGAAATGTCAAAAGAATTGCAATTATTGAATAGTCGTCCGCAATTGATGGACGGAGAAACCAAAGAAGAAATTTTAGAAGAAGAACGTCACAGACTTGCCAGAGAGCTTCATGATTCAGTTAGCCAACAGCTGTTTGCTGCAATGATGATGTTATCTGCTTTAAATGAACAAGCCCAGCGAAGTGAAACACCAGAAATGTTTCGTAAACAATTGGTGACAGTAACAGATATTATCAATGCATCTCAATCTGAGATGCGTGCCTTATTGCTTCATTTGCGTCCTGTAAGCTTAGAAGGAAAAAGCTTACGTAAAGGGATTGAGCAATTATTAAAAGAGTTACAAACTAAAATCAAAATCGAGCTAACATGGGATGTTGAAGATGTCCATTTGAATAATAGTATTGAAGATCATCTATTTAGAATCGTTCAAGAACTACTTTCTAATACGTTACGCCATGCCAAAGCAAAAGAGCTTGAAGTATACCTTCATCAGGTAGATAAAAATGTTTTATTACGTCTGGTAGATGATGGAGTAGGCTTTGATATGAGCGAAAATGATAATAAAGCGGGTAGTTATGGGTTAAAAAATATTCGCGAACGTGTAGCTGGTATGGGCGGTATTGTTAAGATAATCAGCTTTAAAGGTCAAGGAACAAGTGTTGAGATCAAAGTCCCTGTAATAAAGGAGGAAACAACAAGTGATCAAAGTAATGTTAGTGGATGA
- a CDS encoding iron-sulfur cluster biosynthesis protein: protein MKLTITPRAQQWFKDEVGVTSDSGIRFYGKIYGKTDVHEGFSIAMSVEAPDQPLVKEVIDGITYFIEETDDWFFKGYDLLVDYDEETDEPKYKFAENKEDLKQ, encoded by the coding sequence ATGAAATTAACAATTACGCCGCGTGCGCAACAATGGTTTAAAGACGAAGTAGGTGTTACCTCAGATAGTGGTATTCGTTTTTACGGTAAAATTTATGGTAAAACCGATGTACATGAAGGCTTTTCTATTGCAATGTCTGTAGAAGCACCAGATCAGCCTTTAGTAAAAGAAGTCATCGATGGGATTACCTATTTTATTGAAGAGACAGATGACTGGTTTTTTAAAGGATACGATTTATTAGTGGATTATGATGAAGAAACAGATGAACCAAAATATAAATTCGCTGAAAATAAAGAAGATTTAAAGCAATAA
- a CDS encoding NADH oxidase — protein MNKTKTVIVGANHAGIAAANTLLDTYPDQEVVMIDRNTNLSYLGCGTALWVGRQIESYENLFYTNKEAFEAKGAKIYMETTVESVDFEQKLVHCKKHNGEEFTESYDKLILATGSAPINPDIPGRDLKNVEFLKLFQDGQTVDAAMAKDEVKTVAVIGAGYIGVEIAEAAKRRGKNVLLFDAAKRCLPNYYDEWFTGDMDKVLADNGIELHYGELAKEYKGSEKVESIVTDKGEYAVDLVINAIGFRPNNGLGKDHLELFANGAYLVDLHQQTSDPSVYAVGDCATIFSNAVQQTTYIALATNAVRSGIVAAHNVGGTPLESIGVQGSNGISIFGYHMVSTGLTVQESEKLGLKIKYTEFEDLQKPGFMKENNTVKIRIVYEEGSRRIVGAQMASYEDISMGIHMFSLAIEEKVTIDKLKLLDIFFLPHFNQPYNYITMAALSAE, from the coding sequence ATGAACAAAACAAAAACAGTTATTGTCGGTGCCAATCACGCAGGAATCGCTGCAGCAAACACATTGTTGGACACTTATCCAGATCAAGAAGTAGTCATGATCGACCGAAATACAAATCTTAGCTATTTAGGTTGCGGGACAGCGCTATGGGTAGGTCGTCAAATCGAATCTTACGAGAATTTATTTTATACGAACAAAGAAGCGTTTGAAGCAAAGGGCGCTAAAATTTACATGGAAACAACAGTAGAAAGTGTCGATTTTGAACAAAAGCTTGTTCATTGTAAAAAACACAATGGTGAAGAGTTTACAGAAAGCTATGATAAATTGATTTTAGCTACAGGGTCAGCACCGATCAACCCAGATATTCCAGGTAGAGATTTAAAAAATGTCGAATTTTTAAAACTTTTCCAAGATGGACAAACCGTGGATGCCGCTATGGCTAAAGATGAGGTTAAGACAGTCGCAGTCATTGGAGCAGGCTATATCGGAGTCGAAATCGCTGAAGCAGCTAAACGCCGAGGCAAAAATGTATTGCTCTTTGATGCAGCCAAAAGATGTTTACCAAATTATTATGATGAATGGTTCACAGGTGATATGGACAAGGTATTAGCCGACAATGGGATTGAGCTTCATTATGGTGAATTGGCTAAAGAATATAAAGGCTCTGAAAAAGTTGAATCTATCGTGACCGACAAAGGGGAATACGCTGTAGATCTAGTTATCAATGCTATTGGGTTTAGACCAAATAATGGTTTAGGTAAGGACCACTTAGAATTGTTTGCTAATGGCGCGTACCTTGTTGATCTCCATCAGCAAACAAGTGATCCTAGTGTTTATGCAGTCGGTGATTGTGCTACGATTTTCTCAAATGCCGTACAGCAAACGACCTATATCGCTTTAGCAACGAATGCGGTTCGTTCAGGAATCGTTGCAGCTCATAACGTTGGTGGTACACCTTTAGAGTCGATCGGGGTCCAAGGGTCAAATGGTATTTCGATTTTTGGTTACCATATGGTTTCTACAGGTTTAACGGTTCAAGAATCAGAAAAACTAGGATTGAAAATAAAATATACTGAGTTTGAGGATCTACAAAAACCAGGCTTTATGAAGGAAAACAACACTGTGAAGATCAGAATTGTTTATGAAGAAGGATCTCGTCGTATTGTTGGGGCACAAATGGCCTCGTATGAAGATATCTCAATGGGTATCCACATGTTCTCATTAGCAATTGAAGAAAAAGTCACAATTGATAAGCTTAAATTACTTGATATTTTCTTTTTACCACATTTTAACCAGCCGTATAACTATATTACAATGGCGGCACTTAGCGCAGAGTAA